A part of Rhodamnia argentea isolate NSW1041297 chromosome 8, ASM2092103v1, whole genome shotgun sequence genomic DNA contains:
- the LOC115726544 gene encoding probable membrane-associated kinase regulator 4 has translation MDMNLLSPGHADDDYIDMEVNSFSNFLSHSIASPQHPREFEFQMSSISLEKETTTSPADELFYKGKLLPLHLPPCLEIVEKFLQHSNPCYDDGRNTYEEHYSTPLVTNPTTPTTMSTPFESCNISPSESCRVSTELTREEYITEHLTEMDDSIRENPKKSWTRKIKLIKQSSLGSKLKASRAYIKSLFGRSGCSDDTYAGKAKASGEDSALKERDSSSNCEKVAKRNPFGQIYRCKNQSSTSLQRHLNEEKTTDDGVGGHRRSFSVSIKWHSPNKISSSSSSSKSSSSSFSKSSNGFNELQFLRRSSSVKSEMESPIQGAIAHCKRSQQFFHSRRTAGEVGFLSLSTSRISVSEDHEKTSYHLRG, from the coding sequence ATGGACATGAACCTTCTGTCTCCTGGCCATGCAGATGATGACTACATCGACATGGAAGTCAACTCATTCTCCAATTTCCTCTCCCACTCGATCGCCTCTCCCCAACATCCTCGAGAGTTCGAGTTCCAGATGTCTTCGATCTCTCTAGAGAAAGAGACAACCACTTCGCCAGCTGACGAGCTGTTCTACAAAGGAAAACTCCTCCCCCTTCACCTCCCTCCTTGTCTGGAGATAGTAGAGAAGTTCCTCCAACACTCTAATCCGTGTTACGACGATGGAAGAAATACATATGAGGAACATTACAGCACTCCATTGGTGACTAACCCTACCACCCCAACTACTATGAGTACCCCGTTTGAGTCGTGCAACATATCACCATCCGAGTCGTGTAGGGTCAGTACAGAGCTGACCCGGGAAGAGTATATCACCGAGCACTTGACCGAGATGGATGACTCCATTAGAGAAAATCCAAAGAAGTCCTGGACGAGAAAGATTAAGTTGATCAAGCAGTCCTCACTTGGTTCCAAGCTTAAGGCTTCTCGCGCTTACATCAAGTCCTTGTTCGGCAGATCGGGTTGCTCGGATGACACTTACGCAGGAAAAGCTAAAGCTTCAGGTGAAGATTCAGCTCTTAAAGAGAGAGATTCCTCAAGTAATTGCGAGAAGGTGGCCAAGAGAAACCCATTTGGCCAAATCTACAGGTGCAAGAATCAAAGTTCAACTTCATTGCAGAGACACCTGAATGAAGAGAAGACAACCGACGATGGAGTTGGGGGTCATAGGAGGTCTTTTTCCGTCTCTATTAAATGGCATTCCCCCAACAAGATTTCATCATCCTCCTCATCATCTAAATCATCTTCGTCCTCGTTCTCCAAAAGTTCAAATGGGTTTAATGAGTTGCAGTTCCTCAGGAGAAGCAGCAGCGTGAAATCCGAGATGGAAAGCCCAATCCAGGGAGCGATAGCACATTGCAAACGGTCTCAACAGTTCTTCCATTCCAGAAGAACCGCGGGAGAAGTCGGGTTTCTATCGCTATCAACGTCAAGAATTTCTGTTAGCGAGGATCATGAAAAGACCAGTTACCATTTGAGGggatga
- the LOC115726542 gene encoding ankyrin repeat-containing protein ITN1, producing the protein MASSIEEGAERDLEKGIAPVEPSKIATADPSPSPSPSSASTGPALVLSNSGKRIDQAGKKKYVKQVTGRHNDTELHLAAQRGDLAAVKQILDDINSQMVGTLSGTDFDAEVAEVRAAVVDEVNELGETALYTAAEKGHLDVVKELLQYSNTDCLMKKNRSGFDALHIAASQGHHAIVQVLLDHDPGLSKTLGPSNSTPLSSAATRGHTAVVNELLAKDCSLIDNTRTNGKNALHLAARQGHVDIVKALLDKDPQLARRTDKKGQTALHMAVKGQSCEVVRLLLEADAAIVMLPDKFGHTALHVATRKKRAEIVNELLMLPDTNVNALTRDHKTPLDIAEGLPLSEDSSEIRDCLRRRGALRANELNQPRDELRKTVTEIKKDVHTQLEQTKRTNKNVHNISKELRKLHREGINNATNSVTVVAVLFATVAFAAIFTVPGGDNDDGMAVVVSSISFKIFFIFNAIALFTSLAVVVVQITLVRGETKAERRVVEVINKLMWLASVCTSVGFMAASYIVVGKRHAWAADLVTAVGGVIMAGVLGTMTYYVVKSKRNRSMRKKVKSARRSGSTSWLPSDFSNSEVDRIYAL; encoded by the exons ATGGCTTCTTCGATCGAGGAAG GAGCTGAGAGGGACTTAGAGAAGGGAATAGCGCCAGTGGAACCTAGCAAAATTGCCACTGCAGACCCCTCACCGTCTCCATCGCCATCATCAGCGTCAACTGGCCCTGCTCTTGTGTTATCCAACTCTGGAAAACGAATTGATCAGGCTGGGAAGAAAAAGTATGTAAAACAGGTTACGGGCCGCCACAATGACACTGAGCTCCACTTGGCTGCCCAGCGGGGTGATCTGGCTGCTGTGAAACAGATTCTTGATGATATCAACTCGCAGATGGTCGGGACTTTGAGTGGCACAGATTTCGATGCAGAGGTTGCGGAGGTGAGGGCTGCAGTGGTCGATGAAGTAAACGAATTGGGGGAGACAGCTTTGTATACCGCTGCAGAGAAAGGGCACCTTGATGTGGTCAAGGAGTTGTTGCAGTATTCGAATACGGATTGTCTTATGAAGAAGAATAGGTCTGGGTTTGATGCGTTGCATATAGCTGCGAGTCAAGGGCACCACG CCATTGTGCAAGTGCTTTTGGATCATGACCCTGGATTAAGCAAGACACTTGGTCCCTCTAATTCGACACCTTTGAGTTCTGCTGCTACGAGGGGACATACAGCAGTTGTGAACGAACTTCTTGCAAAAGATTGCAGTTTGATAGATAATACTAGAACCAATGGGAAAAATGCACTACATTTAGCTGCTCGGCAGGGTCATGTTGATATTGTCAAAGCTTTACTGGACAAAGATCCCCAGCTGGCACGGAGAACAGACAAGAAAGGGCAGACAGCACTACACATGGCTGTGAAAGGTCAAAGCTGTGAGGTTGTGAGATTACTTCTTGAGGCCGATGCTGCTATAGTGATGCTTCCCGATAAATTTGGCCACACTGCATTGCATGTGGCAACCAGGAAAAAGAGAGCAGAG ATTGTGAATGAGTTATTAATGCTTCCAGATACAAACGTCAATGCACTGACTAGAGACCACAAAACACCTCTAGATATAGCTGAAGGACTTCCCCTGTCTGAAGATTCCTCTGAGATAAGAGATTGCCTTAGACGTCGCGGTGCGCTCAGAGCTAATGAGCTAAACCAACCAAGAGACGAACTGAGGAAAACTGTGACCGAAATCAAGAAAGATGTCCACACGCAGCTTGAGCAAACCAAAAGAAccaataaaaatgttcataacATATCTAAAGAGCTCAGGAAGCTCCATCGTGAGGGGATCAACAATGCCACCAACTCTGTGACCGTGGTGGCTGTGCTATTTGCAACAGTTGCCTTTGCAGCTATATTTACGGTTCCTGGCGGTGACAATGATGATGGGATGGCTGTGGTGGTGTCCAGCAtttctttcaaaatattctttattttcaatGCCATTGCTCTATTTACATCTTTGGCTGTTGTCGTGGTCCAAATAACTTTGGTCAGGGGTGAAACGAAAGCAGAGAGGCGAGTTGTGGAAGTTATTAACAAGTTGATGTGGTTGGCTTCTGTGTGCACTTCAGTAGGTTTTATGGCCGCCTCCTACATTGTTGTTGGTAAGCGGCACGCATGGGCTGCAGACCTTGTTACGGCTGTTGGCGGAGTTATTATGGCTGGGGTGCTCGGTACGATGACATACTATGTTGTGAAGTCAAAGAGGAACAGATCGATGAGGAAGAAGGTGAAGTCTGCCAGGAGAAGTGGATCCACTTCGTGGCTTCCTTCCGACTTCTCTAACTCAGAGGTTGATAGAATATATGCTCTTTAG
- the LOC125316184 gene encoding ankyrin repeat-containing protein ITN1-like: MASAATEGLHRDIESGVLPLPSSAATGLFDQSLMKNKAAPHKGTELHSAAEQDDVTSDRQVLLEIEGRRAIHGATAEASVAPLESVDEVNASGETALFAAAKSGNASMVKELLKHSTREEVMRKNIDGLTALHAAAGHGHADIVEMLLDYEPELIKTVGPSNSSPLMAAAVRGHAAVVDQLLAKDCSLLTGIKSNGRNALHLAARLGLVEVVRSLLGKDKQLGRRSDSKGQNALHRAVKGYSQEVVKLLIEADPAVVVLPDMLGNTALHVATRKARHKIVEELLLYPETNVNATNKDHKTALDIAEELPYSPESIKIRSCLSRKGASRANDLGAVQELNRVLQGGINSARSVNMAAILIAQIAFAAIFTVPGGGDNSGIPLAMTDTSVQVLIICNSIAFFASMAVVLIQVTTARGETEPEALAMVVEVTRKLIWLATICISVVFMTAIYVVVGRRNEWASTLITVTGGVILLGSLCIKTYYEMKLRRIRSRRKKET, from the exons ATGGCTTCGGCTGCCACAGAAG GACTTCACCGGGACATAGAGAGCGGCGTTCTGCCACTGCCGAGCTCTGCCGCGACAGGGCTGTTCGATCAATCTTTGATGAAGAACAAGGCCGCGCCACACAAGGGCACGGAGCTGCACTCAGCGGCGGAACAGGATGACGTCACCTCCGATAGGCAGGTTCTCCTCGAAATCGAAGGCCGACGGGCGATCCATGGGGCGACCGCGGAAGCAAGCGTTGCTCCTTTGGAGTCGGTGGATGAAGTGAACGCATCAGGAGAGACTGCCTTGTTCGCTGCAGCAAAGAGTGGGAATGCGAGCATGGTGAAGGAACTGCTCAAGCATTCGACCAGAGAAGAGGTTATGAGGAAGAACATCGACGGTCTGACTGCCCTGCACGCTGCTGCTGGTCATGGACATGCTG ACATTGTTGAAATGCTTTTAGATTATGAACCCGAGTTGATCAAGACCGTTGGCCCCTCAAATAGCAGCCCTCTTATGGCTGCAGCTGTAAGAGGGCACGCTGCTGTAGTTGATCAGCTGCTAGCAAAGGATTGCAGCTTGTTAACAGGTATCAAATCAAATGGAAGAAATGCGTTGCATCTAGCTGCGAGGCTCGGGCTTGTAGAGGTTGTTCGATCCTTGCTTGGCAAAGACAAGCAATTGGGACGGAGGAGTGATTCGAAAGGCCAAAATGCATTGCATAGGGCCGTGAAAGGATATAGTCAAGAAGTGGTTAAGTTGCTTATCGAGGCAGATCCGGCGGTGGTTGTGCTTCCTGACATGCTCGGTAACACGGCATTGCATGTCGCCACGAGAAAGGCTCGACATAAG ATAGTGGAGGAGTTGTTACTGTACCCTGAAACCAACGTCAATGCAACGAATAAGGACCACAAAACTGCTCTTGACATAGCTGAAGAGCTCCCTTACTCTCCAGAGTCCATTAAAATCCGAAGCTGCCTCTCTCGTAAGGGTGCTTCCCGAGCTAATGACCTTGGAGCTGTTCAAGAACTTAATAGAGTTCTTCAGGGCGGGATCAACAGTGCACGTTCCGTGAATATGGCCGCCATTCTCATAGCCCAAATTGCATTTGCAGCCATTTTCACCGTGCCTGGTGGTGGTGATAATAGTGGGATTCCTCTGGCCATGACCGATACCTCCGTTCAAGTATTGATCATCTGTAACTCTATAGCTTTTTTTGCATCAATGGCTGTTGTGCTAATTCAGGTCACAACGGCCAGAGGAGAGACCGAACCAGAGGCACTTGCCATGGTGGTGGAGGTAACGAGGAAACTCATATGGCTCGCGACAATCTGCATTTCTGTGGTATTCATGACTGCAATATATGTAGTGGTCGGGAGGCGGAACGAGTGGGCTTCGACCTTGATTACCGTTACCGGGGGAGTTATATTACTGGGCTCTCTTTGCATCAAGACTTACTACGagatgaaattaaggaggatTAGGtcgagaaggaaaaaggaaacataG